DNA sequence from the Methanolobus sp. ZRKC5 genome:
ACAGTGCAGTGGATGCAGTATGTCGAGGTGCGGCAATTGCAGCACCTGGTATATCAAGCCTTGACAAGAATATCAGCAAAGGTGATGATATTTGTCTTTTCACCTTAAAAGGAGAGGCTGTGGCATTATGTACTGCATTTATGGATACTGGGGAAATGCTTGAAAATGAGCATGGGATCGTAGCTACGACCGAAAGAGTAATAATGGATGCTGGCACTTATCCGCAAGGTTGGCACAGCAAGCCAAAATAATCACATGTGCCGAGATAGTCTAGCGGTAGGGCGCAAGCCTGGAAAGCTTGTGGGGCATAGCCCCTCGGGAGTTCGAATCCCCCTCTCGGCGCATAATTCTTTTTTGATTTTTAATTACTCTATGTTTCATTTCAACTATATGTGGATAAGTGAAGGTATGTGACATGGGATATTGTGCAATTGCAGCAGAAGATTACTAATCCCGGGCAACAAATTTACGATTCACGTCATTCTCAAAGAATGAGCTGTCATTTTTTTATTCAGTCTATGTTTTCAGCAGACATAATTTCCAAAGGATGTTTTTAAGCAACTACCTCAATTGAATCTATAACAATATAATTGGACATTACTTGAGCAACTGTCCTATGGATATGTGTGCGAATAAGGTGATACGATGGATGATCAAAAAGTATTCAATCTGAAATCAAATATGGATGTAAATTACGATGGGGATGCGTTAGTGATGTGTCCTGAGTGCGATAGTGAAATCAATGTGGCTTTTTCCAATATAGTTGATGAAAGCCTGGTGCTTGGTGAATGTATAATATGTCTTCTTTGTGGCGCTAGTTTGGATCAGGTGCATCCATCTAAAGCGACAACTAAAAAAATAGCTGATTATGTAGAAAAAGAAATGCTCAAAGATCTGGAAAAGGAACTTGGTCAGATTTTCAAATGATCGCTATTTATGAAGCGGCAAAAAGTGCAAATGTTTAAACATAAATGTTGGGTGGGTCTTATCGCAAACAATTACTTGAAACAGGTATTTGCATTGATTAAGGGGGCATAATGTGGGATTTCACGCATGATCTTCAAATTCACTTCACAGGAAAGTATTTATATAATTAGTCTATAGGATGTGTTCACTTGTATTGCTATTTTCTGTTGCATGGATTGTGCAAATAAGAGCAATAGTATATGCGGGTAAATTATTCTATTAATCTTTAGAATTGCCTAGCCCTTTACAGGGTGTGTCGAAACTTTGTTTCGAGGCTACAGGACGATTTACGTCCCTAAGGAGGAAAAAATAATGGCAGATGAAGAAATAAGACATTTAGTCCGTATCATGAATACTGACCTTCAGGGTAGTCAGCCTGTAATGTATGCGCTGACAGGTATTCGCGGCATTGGGCTTAGAACCTCAAAGATTATAGTCGAAAGCACAGGAGTTAATCCGAAAGAAACTATCGGTTATCTTCCTGACGAAGACGTTGCAAAGCTCGATGAAGCTATCGCTGATTTCGAAAAGAACATCCCAACCTGGATGCTTAACAGATGTGCAGACCCACTCTCAGGTGAAAACAAACACCATTTGGGCCAGGACATAATGATGACCTTTAGAGAAGACATAAACAACTTGAAGAAGGTCAGAGCATACCGTGGTCTGAGGCACGAAAGAGGTCTTAAGGTCAGAGGTCAGAGAACAAAGTCCACAGGAAGGCGTGGCTCAACCATTGGCGTAAGCAAGAAGAAGTAAATAAGGTGATCTCATGGGATATCCAGGTAAAAGTAGAAAGAGTTACGATACTCCTCAACATCCTTGGCAGGCAGCCAGGATGGCAACTGAAGTAGAACTCCTTAAAAAGTACGGTCTCCGTAACAAAAAGGAACTTTGGAAGGCAGTCAGTATTCTTAGAAAGTATAGGGGAGATGCCCGTAGAATTCTTGCAGAATCTGCGGAAACAGAACTCACAGGTCATCTTAAGACTGAATCAGGCCAGATTCTCGCCAGACTTAGGAGATATTCAATCCTTTCAGCTGATGCAAATATTGATGATATTCTTGCACTTGAAGCTGAAACAATTCTGGAGCGCAGATTGCAGACTCAGGTATACAGGCTTGGTCTTGCAAGGACTCCTAGGCAGGCAAGGCAATTTATTACACACGGTCACATTGCAATAGACGGCCAGAAAGTAACAATTCCTGGTATGCTTATCTCTCATACTGAAGAGATGAATATCGATTACTATGGCAATTCACCACTCACTGGCGAATCACATCCTGAAAGGCCAGCACAGATTGCTTCAGCAGTTGTAGGAAAGGAGGAGTAAGTTATGGTAGCGAATGGAATATGGGCTGTAGCACACATAAAATGCTCATTCAATAACACTATCATTACCGTGACTGATATCACTGGTGCTGAAACTATATCCAAATCCTCTGGTGGAATGGTTGTAAAGGCAGCTCGTGATGAAAGCTCACCATACACTGCTATGCAGATGGCTTCCCAGCTTGCAGATACTCTTAGAGACAAGGGTATTGAAGGCGTTCACATCAAGGTGCGTGCACCTGGTGGAAACAAACAGAGAAGCCCTGGTCCGGGAGCACAGGCTGCTATCAGAGCATTTGCCAGAGCAGGTATCAAGATCGGTAGAATACAAGATGTAACTCCTGTCCCTCACGACGGTACACGTCCAAAGGGCGGAAGAAGGGTATAAAACAATAAATGGATATGAACTCATGACAATGGAAGTAGACATACTTGAGCTGTCTGAGAGGTCTGCAAAGTTTATATTGTCTAATGCAAGCGCAGCTCTTGCTAACGGTATAAGGAGAGCATCGCTCTCTGATGTACCAACTCTTGCTATAGATGATGTAAACATTTACAACAATACTTCAGTCCTCTTTGATGAACAATTAGCTTTAAGGCTTGGCCTTATTCCTTTGACAACAGACATTGGGGAGTTCGTACCTGTTGAAGAGTGTACCTGCGGTTCAGAATGCCCTGCATGCAAGGTATCTCTGACTCTCAGTGCAGAAGGTCCGAAAATGGTATATTCAGGTGACCTTGTGTCATCTGATGAAACAGTTCAGGCTGCTGATCAAAAGATTCCTATCATTGACCTGAAGGAAGGTCAGAAGGTAGTTCTTGAAGCGATTGCTCATATGGGCTATGGCTACGATCATGCAAAATGGCAGGCTGGTGTGGCATGTGGCTACAAGAATATGCCAGTCGTTAAGTTTGAGAACTGTGATCAGTGTGGTGCATGTGTGGATGAATGTCCACAAGACATTATTCATCTTGGTCCAAACGGTGCAGAAATAACTGGCGACGATAATCTGAAATGCATACTCTGTAAACAATGTGAATTAGCTTGTGAAATTGATGCCATTACTGTGTCCGAAGATGAAAGATCTTTCATTTTCACTATGGAATCAGATGGTTCATACACAGTTCAACAGTTAATTATAAATGCAGGAACAACTATTAAAGAGAAAGCCAGCCAGTTGGGGCAGATTTTAGAGTCTCTCTGACTTGGTTTAGGAGATTTACTCTCCTTATCTTTATAGTAGTCCTTCATGATGCGGGGGTTGCCCAGCCAGGCCAAAGGCGCTAGGTTGAGGGCCTAGTCTCGTAGGAGTTCGTGTGTTCGAATCACACCTCCCGCACCAAACTTTTCAACATGTATATCTTTAGTGAATGTTCTTTCACTTAAATCGACAATTCCATCAGCAAATCTTATGCGGGGGTTGCCCAGCCAGGCCAAAGGCGCTAGGTTGAGGGCCTAGTCTCGTAGGAGTTCGTGTGTTCGAATCACACCTCCCGCACCAAACTCTTTTTACGTTAATTGTTTGATCAGTGGTTACTTTTTTGGTTAATGTTGGTATTTATTGTTATATCTTTTGTGAGGGTTTTGCTCAGCCAGATTAGAGATGTTAGATTTCGGACTTGGTTTGCTGAAGGTTTTTGTATTCGAATCAAACCTCTTGCGCTAGTATTTTGGGATCTGGGTAACTGTAAAACACCGAACTTTAATCAATAGTCTATAAAGTATTTTAATTCGAAAGAACAAAACTATTATTTTATTCATTATATCTGTTCTTTAAAAATTATTTAAACTGATTAATTGAATAAACATTAAATTGTAAAAAGACAATAATCTGTAAAATAGTATATAGAAGTTGAAACAATTGGCTCTGTAGAAAGCCTATTGAAATCACTATCTGTAGCTAATATTAGACAAAACGATCACCATTCAGAAAAATATACAGAAGTTTTATTGACTTCTACTATTGTTTGAATTTTAGAGGATTTCTACAGAGTCATAAGTCGGAAAAATGATTTTTTGCTATTTTTTGAGTATCAAGATCTACTGTACTACATCAACCAGCAGAAATGTATATAATATAGACTCCTGATACTTAGGATTATGAGTCTATTTATCAATCGCACCGAATAATTAGAATTTCTTGAATCCGAATATTCCCGTGATTCTTCATCACTGATCGTAATATATGGAAGAAGGCGTGTTGGTAAAACAGAACTTGTGCTGAAATTCATGGCTGGAAAATCTTCTGTCTATTATTTGTCCCAGAAACTTGACCTTGAGCATCAGGTAGAGGACTTTCTTGAAAAGACATCCGAACAACTTGGTATTTACCAGCCAAAGATCACTAAATGGGATGCTGCATTGAAATTCATTGCAGAGCAGACCAATGAAAAACCTGTAATTATTATCGATGAAGTACCATACCTTATAGAAGGCAACAAAGCTTCAATGTCTGCATTTCAGGCTGCATGGGATTATTGACGGTAGTTCCAACAGGGGACGTAATTCATCCACCGTTTGAAAACGGTGGTCTTCTTACTCCAACATGATAAAAAATATGTGACCTTACAGGAGATCCTCCAGTTCCCATACAAGAAATCCTTCATCTTCAAGCAACTTCCTGTCCTCTATGTTTCTTGCAGCGATCCCTACATTGAAATTCATGCCAGATACATCGGTAATCAGTTCTATTTTCTCTGAAGTAGAGTTGAGGATGCGTCTTGCTTCATCCCTGGTAAGCTCCTTATTCTTTATCTCAATTGCCATAACCTCACTTTTTTCACGGTTTATTGCCAGTATATCTATCTCATCTCCTTTCCTGTTCCACCAGCTTCCAATTTCAGGATATTCGGAAATTAGCCTGCTACTTATCAGCTCTCGGATCATATCCTCAAATAATTTCCCGGTGTAGCTCTGCCACTGTTGTAGAACATTTTCCATTATAGGGTCATATTTACCACCCATGTACTGGCTCAATGCAGAATATATGAAACGGCCATAGAACCTGAAGAGATTATCCTTGAGGAAATATCTCCCTCTCTTACTCTTTTTTGGGCTGTCTGTAACGGGTATCCTGTACTCAACTATCCCGAGCAGGTCCGCAAGGTCATAGAAATAATGTGAAAGAGAGTTTGAAGATACGTGTGTCATCTCCGATATTTCGCTTTTGGAACATTTACCTTGAGATATAGCCGATATTATCTCATAATAGGTAGAGTGTTCCTTGCCGAATTCTTCGATAAGGATATCCCTTACCTCATCTTTCAGCGGTGCAAACTCGCTGAACACGAGCTTTTCGAGTGCATCAAGGAACCCGGTACACTGATATTTTTCAAAAAGGCGGTAATAGTAGATCGTTCCTCCAAAAAGGAAATACAGGTCCAGTTTTTCCTGCATATCCGTGATCTCTATTTCATCAAGCATGGCAAAGGTCTCGTGAACCGTGAAAGGACGAAGTGTCAGTATGTTGTCCGCCCGCTTAAAGAGTGGAGCTTTCTCCTCAATGAATATCTTTCTTATCATACCGATGGAAGAACCCGATACGATGAGAAAGACCTTGCAATCATCAGACTTCATATCCCAGTATCTCTGGAGCTGGGTAATAAAGGAAGGATATATCTTAAGGAATCTCTGGAACTCATCGATGGCTATCACTATATCCCTGTCATAGGATGTAATGAACCTGAGAAAATTCTCAGGTTCCTTAACATTTATGTAATCAGGTAGTTCAAGTTCTTCCCTGAGCATCCTGTCGAACTCGTCCATGAGTATATCTATGCTCTTGTTACTGTCCACAAACAGGTAGAGTGCTTTCCTGTCCCTGCTGAACTGTTTGATAAGCTCGGTCTTCCCGACCCTTCTTTTGCCGGTTATTACGAGGAAGGACGGTTTGCTTTTGTCGAGGAGGGACATTAGGGAGAGTTCTTTCTCCCGGTTGTAGAATTCCACAATGATTATTTTTGTAATCATTATATTTATAACCATTGATGATCGAGTGCGATATGAGAGCAAAGCCCTCAGCATCCTTCTGGTCAATGGTTACACTTTAAATTTCATGCAGGATTGTTTAAAATATGATCGATTTTGAATCAATGCGATTTAACGCAGTGCAACCAACACGCCGCAAGCGGCGCTTTGCTGTTGAAATAGTAAAAGATAGTGATGACGTAAAAATAGATCACCTCAATAACCACTTCCACAGAGGCACGAAACTGATGCCATCTTCTTCCTTTTCAATATCTTCTGTCAGGAGAATAAGTTCTGCATCATTGAGCTTGCTAAACTTGTGCAGACCCTCAGTTTCCCTTGGGTCGATGTCATTAGTATATGAGACGTCTATGGACTGGAGTTTGCCACCCTCGCTTCTGGCAACAAGATCCCTCTTTTTCCCCATCCAGTAATAGACATCGCAGTTCCTTCTCTTAAGCTCAATGAAGTCACAACCGATATTTATAAGCTTCAAATTATCAATGTCTGAGCCTTCACACCCACTCAAGCGTAGCGCTCTCACTACAACTGCCATTGCAAGCAATGGGCAGTATCGCTGCTGTGCATTAAGCAGTAAAAAAAATAACGGGTGCCGTTGTAATATGGAAAATGAATGCCCCTCATGTGGTTCTGATAAAGAATATCCCGAACATCTTCTATGTAAGTATTGCTACTATCGAGGTACTGTAGGAGCTGCGAAATTCTTATTATTGCAAACTATGAGGGATAATGGAAATAAATACTTGACCGTCGATGAACTTACTGAGCTTGTAAATCAGAACCCACACAAAAAACATAAGGTGACAAGAAGTGCCGTATATAAGATACTTCATCGTTATTCCCGCTATTATGAACAGGCCAAGAAAAGAAGGCGAGGATATCTTGTACTAAAAAAGAGATTCCTCGAAAGAAAGGCCAGAGGGGAAGACCGCAGATTAAATATAAGTTGAGTTCTCGTCTATCAAAAAGGGTTGATTATTATGCTATGCGATGGAAAATGGTTTTTCCGATCAACAAGCGTGTTAACAAATGGAAAAATTTCAGAATGACTCAGGAATATTCTAGGAGGGCAAGAGGGATTGACGTTAAGTTGAAAAAAGAGAATATGAGGGCTCTGTAGAAATCCTCATTTGAATAATAAAAATAACCTTGACATACCTGTCAAGGTTATGGACTAATATCTTGAATTTGACTTCTTTCACTTGATTCCAATACTTTTTTGCCCTAATCGCTTCCCCATATTTCCTTTTCAGAACGGAGAACATCGTTTCAACCAGGTTTCTGTTATGATACAATGCTTTGTCAAATTCCCATACCATTTTTCTGCGATATTTGCCTCTGATTCTCTTCCTTTTTCTTTGTCTCAAAGGAATCATAGCTATCGAATCTAGTTGTTCTCTTGTTAGTGAATGTATGTCTTCTGAATCATAACCTTTGTCCATTACATAGTACTTTGATCTACGAGTTTTGTGGCATTGCTTCAGTAATTTCATTGCATGCTTTGCATCATGCACAGGCTTATCTGATATCTTGAAACCAGTAACAATGAACTTTGCAGTATCAATAGAGATACTTGTTTTCAGGAAAGATCTTTGTTTCTTTCCTGTTCTCCAGGAATAATAGTAACTACAGTGGCCACTAGTAAACCCACTTGAATTATAGTTATTAACTTAACATTTTCAACTTATTATCCAGAAATGTCTCAATCCATTTTCTTGCGAAGCTAATCTTCGATGAACAATCAATAAACTCCTCAGCAATCAGATTTTTCATATGATCCAGATCTTTCACAAAATTGCGAGAAATAATTCTTTTGACACTTTTCCAGATGAATTCGATTGGATTCAAGTCGGGTGAATATGGAGGTAAATAGACCAATTCAATATCATTTGCCTGTGCAAATTCCACTGTATATTTTGCTCGATGTGATCTAAAATTGTCGAGAATAATTACGATTCTCTCTCCCATGTTATTGTTTTTAACAGCTGATAAAAACGAACATACATCCTCCTTGGTTGAATGTTCTTTGAAATCAATAACAGAATTACCATTCAATGCATAAAAACCGAAGGAGTTTGCTTTTATCCTGGTTGTGTTTTTGAAGATGGCAGGTTTATTGAAAGACCATAAACGAACCGTATTTGATGTTGTTTGGGGAGATGATTCATCAAGAAATCCGATAACGCAATCATCATCGATTAACGGTAAGTTTTTTTTAAACAATCTTCTGCATTTTGTGGTCTTCGATAATCATGCGCATATGGTTTGGCATGATGCATGCCAAACTTCTTCAAGATCACTAGTATTTGCTTAATGGTGTATTGAACCTTAAATTCATTATAAATGAGTTCCTGAACTTCTTTTGTAGACCAATCATCTCTTTCATGTAACATGTCCCTTAGTTTTTCTTTTTGATCATCAGTGAGTTTGGAAGGACATCCTCCTGAAAACCTAGGCTTTAATCCTTCATATCCGTCTTGATTCCACCGCTCTTGCCATTGATATGCAACGGGTTTTGATATCCCTACAAGTTTAGCTGCTTCATTAACAGAAGCTCCTTCATAACGATGTTTAACAAAATATAAACGTTGTAGAACTCGTGTGTCTTTCTCTAATGACTTAATATGTTTAAGCAATTCTTCTGATGAAAGATGATGCTTTATCGGAATTTGTTCGGGTTTAGCCATACAGTATTGTTATACTCAATTAGTATTAAAAGTTTGGTTAATAACTATAATAGCAGTAATCTCTATCTGCTCTCCGCGTGAATAGAATAGTTTTAGAGGATTTCGATATTCCCTCATTTTAGATCATTAAAGTATTCAAACTCAATTATATCCTCTCATTTTTTATCATTTTGTTTAATTTCTCTTCATTAATCCTTATTTTTAGTATAGCTCCCGCTATCCTAAATTACTCCTTTGGTTTTTAGTGTCCTCAATTGATGCAGATTAAAACAAAAAGCTGTCATCAACATTTTTGCATTCACTCTTTCTACAGTTGTAACAAGAACCTTTCTGGTTTTAAATATTTCTTTTGTCACTGCATACACTCTTTCGCAAGGGACTCTTTTCACACTTATTCTTTCATTTCTGAGGATATCCATTATTCCTAAAGGATGTCCTCTTACAGCTCGTTGCATTGTTGCTGCAAAACCTTTTGCTATTGCTCCAAAATATCCTTTATCTCTATACACCACTTCACCCTTTTCAGACAGATCAACCTGTGAATCGTGAAGTGATGCAGTTGTTGTCTCAAATCTTCTGATTAGTTCATAATCCTTATCAATAATTGTATGAAGTTTGTATCCAAAGTGAGATTTACCATTTTTCTTAGTCCAGGTTCCATCTTTGCTTCTTCTTGTTTTCGCATCTTTTCCTCTGAGTACATCTGCTTTTGCATGTCCTGGATCTGAGTGAATAAAAGTTGCATCCTGGATCATTCCTTTTTTAATCTTCAAACCAAGAGCATCAAGCTGATTCTGCATTTCATCCCACACCGCTTTTTCTTTACCATTGTCGATAATTCTCTTCCTGAATGACCAGACAGTTGTACTGTCTGGTACATATTCAGGAAATCCCAGGAATTTCCTAAAGGATATCCTGTCAATACACTGCTTTTCAAGCTCAGCATCAGAAAGACCATGCCATTGTTGCAGAACAAGCATCTTGAACATTACAATAACATCAGCTTCAGGCCGTCCGCCTGAAGCTGTTCTGTTTATGTACATTGACTCCAGAATAGGGCGAAAAGGCTTCCAATCTACTAAATATTCAATTTCAGCAAGCTTATCTCCGACAGATTGGAGACGCTTATATTCTTCATTTAAGGCAAAATCAGTAAAAGAATCCATAATAGTAAATTTGCTTTGCTATTATTTAAATTTTATTAAATTGTATGAGTATTGATGGTAGTTTCTCGAAATCCTCTTTAGTGTTTGCTGCAATAATCCAGTGAAGTAGATATATTTAATTCTTGTAATGAATTTATGCAGTGTAGTAAAATGTGGAACTTTTTTTAATCCAATTCTTGCTTTAACTTTATCCATCACTTCTACAAGTTCAACAATATCTCTATAATCTTCATCAAGATATTCTTTTAACAAAACCAATGTCAATAGCTGGTGCTGAGTATATTTTCTTTTAGAATATTTAAAACTGTAAATCTGAAGGTGTGAGTTTCCTGATACAGCTAGCGCTGTATCAACAAACTTTAAGTACTTGTTAGGCAAAACACAATCATCCCCTTTTGTGTTTCTATCGCAAGTAATACTCAGGGGATTTATCCTTTTTAAATTATTATGCTAAAATAAAATGAGAAGTAGGTTTTCTACAGAGCCAGAAAAAGAAAAAAACATATCTGATATTTTAGATAATGTTTGGAACGATGCCAATATAATTAAAAAGAGGTCTGATGAAATTAAGTTTGGAATATCACTTAGTCTTGGCTTAATAGGTGGTGTTGCTGGCGGAATAGAAGGTTCAGGAATAATGTCATTTTTAGGTTATACTTTTTCAAATACAGTGTGGGGGATGCAGGATGAATCAACTAGCGAAAAAATGGCTAAATTTGCTACTCCAAATCACTTAGTATCAATATATGACTTTAAAAAGAAATATGGTTTAAATGATTGAGCGTTCTTTCATTTCAAATTTGCCATATCCACTTCATCACAGCTAGAGTATTCAAATTCAAATTCCCTGTATCATTTATCCTTTTCTGCATATCCCACAATGTAGTCTTTGGAACTCCCATGTCCTTAGCTTCAGATACAGTTATGTTGAGAATCCTCTGCATCTCTTGATCCTTGTTGATGAACTCCTGAGCTTGCTCAACATTCAATTCCTGTTCATCAATATTGTTTGCTTCTTTTCCAATATATACGATAGAATCAGCATGAACGTGTTTTCTTTCCAATACTCCAATATCACCATCAAACTTAGATCCAAGATGATTGGCATACTCAAATATTGTCCTGCTAAGTTGCATGGGAACTATAACAAATGGTAAATGATATATGTTCTTAAAGGGGTCATAATTCGTGGAAAATCATATATATTTATTCAATTGGTGCATGGTTCATCCTTGTGGTTTTTGCAATCATCAATGGGATTATCAGGAATTCTTTTTATGGGAAATTTTTTAGTGAGCTCCTTGCTCATCAAGTCAGTACTGTTATTTTCTGCACACTTATCATAGCATTTTCCTATGTATTCTTCATGTTTTCAGGTGTTACAGGCACTCCGAGAGATTATGCGTATATTGGAATAATGTGGCTTTTTCTGACTGTTGCCTTTGAGTTTCTCTTTGGCTATTACATTGCAGGTCATAGCTGGGAACATCTTCTAACCGACTACAATATATTAAAAGGAAGGATCTGGCTTCTTGTGCCTATAGTCACAGCCTTAGCGCCGTCTATTGTCTACAGGCTGATAAATCACAGCCCATGAGATTCCCATATATACAACCTTTCCCGAACTTTATTAAATACAATTTTTCGTTGTCTTAGTTTAGTAATAGTTTTTAGTAATTTAAGTTCCAAAGACATATCCTATTTAAAACTAATTTACTAATTGTTGATCGATGAAGACTTTGAAGAATTAGAAAGTAAAAACGGGTACGTTCAAAAATAATATCTTGAAGCAAAATACACCTGATAATTCATTGATCAGTTTTTCTTTCCACTGATCTTCCTAACATTTAAAGAAGGGGATTAGAAAATGGCATCAAATAAAGAATCCAATGAACGGGTTTGTATGAAGCTATGTGCGGATTCCACAGCCGATGATATGGAATATATAGCAATGGCAGTACATTCTCTTTGTGGTATTCCAACAACTATTCGCAGTGTTAATTGCAAGGGAATTCTTATGGAAAAAGGAATGGTTGTAGACAGAGGGTACACTGGTCCGATCCTTGAAGAGGTCATAAAGACAAACAGAATTGTCAGAACGAGACCTTTAGAGGGTGTCTATAAAGGAAAGTGTGTTGTAGTCGCTCCAATCAGAGCTAATACAGGTGAAGTTGTTGGTGCTGTAGGTATTGTGGACATTGTGGCATCCCTTGACATTTATTCAATATTCGTGGACTATCCTGAGGTAGTAGATGAAGTAGAAGGAGCAAGAAAAAAGCAAAAAGTTGACCTGTTGAATGAAGTAGAAGAAGCAAGAAAAAAGATGGGATAACGTCACTGCAGAAAATTTGCAATCTCTGATATTTAGGTTTGTGTTATTGAACAGCATGTCTATTTCGTGCCATTCAAAATCAGGAGTTCCACTAGAAATCGCCCTAATCTGCCGGATCTTCTCTGAATCCTGTCTTTCAACAGCATAAGCAGGCTCACTAAAATCAAGAGTTTTCCTTTTCTAAAAAACCATATTGACATCCACTAGTATCTTAATACATGCCATTCTCATTCGCAGATTCTTCCGGGATCATTTGTATGCTGTCCCAGTGTTCGACTATTTTCCCATTATCGTCAAATCTGAAAAAGTCCATTGTAAC
Encoded proteins:
- a CDS encoding 30S ribosomal protein S13, producing MADEEIRHLVRIMNTDLQGSQPVMYALTGIRGIGLRTSKIIVESTGVNPKETIGYLPDEDVAKLDEAIADFEKNIPTWMLNRCADPLSGENKHHLGQDIMMTFREDINNLKKVRAYRGLRHERGLKVRGQRTKSTGRRGSTIGVSKKK
- a CDS encoding 30S ribosomal protein S4, whose translation is MGYPGKSRKSYDTPQHPWQAARMATEVELLKKYGLRNKKELWKAVSILRKYRGDARRILAESAETELTGHLKTESGQILARLRRYSILSADANIDDILALEAETILERRLQTQVYRLGLARTPRQARQFITHGHIAIDGQKVTIPGMLISHTEEMNIDYYGNSPLTGESHPERPAQIASAVVGKEE
- a CDS encoding 30S ribosomal protein S11, with translation MVANGIWAVAHIKCSFNNTIITVTDITGAETISKSSGGMVVKAARDESSPYTAMQMASQLADTLRDKGIEGVHIKVRAPGGNKQRSPGPGAQAAIRAFARAGIKIGRIQDVTPVPHDGTRPKGGRRV
- a CDS encoding DNA-directed RNA polymerase subunit D — protein: MTMEVDILELSERSAKFILSNASAALANGIRRASLSDVPTLAIDDVNIYNNTSVLFDEQLALRLGLIPLTTDIGEFVPVEECTCGSECPACKVSLTLSAEGPKMVYSGDLVSSDETVQAADQKIPIIDLKEGQKVVLEAIAHMGYGYDHAKWQAGVACGYKNMPVVKFENCDQCGACVDECPQDIIHLGPNGAEITGDDNLKCILCKQCELACEIDAITVSEDERSFIFTMESDGSYTVQQLIINAGTTIKEKASQLGQILESL
- a CDS encoding ATP-binding protein → MITKIIIVEFYNREKELSLMSLLDKSKPSFLVITGKRRVGKTELIKQFSRDRKALYLFVDSNKSIDILMDEFDRMLREELELPDYINVKEPENFLRFITSYDRDIVIAIDEFQRFLKIYPSFITQLQRYWDMKSDDCKVFLIVSGSSIGMIRKIFIEEKAPLFKRADNILTLRPFTVHETFAMLDEIEITDMQEKLDLYFLFGGTIYYYRLFEKYQCTGFLDALEKLVFSEFAPLKDEVRDILIEEFGKEHSTYYEIISAISQGKCSKSEISEMTHVSSNSLSHYFYDLADLLGIVEYRIPVTDSPKKSKRGRYFLKDNLFRFYGRFIYSALSQYMGGKYDPIMENVLQQWQSYTGKLFEDMIRELISSRLISEYPEIGSWWNRKGDEIDILAINREKSEVMAIEIKNKELTRDEARRILNSTSEKIELITDVSGMNFNVGIAARNIEDRKLLEDEGFLVWELEDLL
- a CDS encoding IS5 family transposase, translating into MDSFTDFALNEEYKRLQSVGDKLAEIEYLVDWKPFRPILESMYINRTASGGRPEADVIVMFKMLVLQQWHGLSDAELEKQCIDRISFRKFLGFPEYVPDSTTVWSFRKRIIDNGKEKAVWDEMQNQLDALGLKIKKGMIQDATFIHSDPGHAKADVLRGKDAKTRRSKDGTWTKKNGKSHFGYKLHTIIDKDYELIRRFETTTASLHDSQVDLSEKGEVVYRDKGYFGAIAKGFAATMQRAVRGHPLGIMDILRNERISVKRVPCERVYAVTKEIFKTRKVLVTTVERVNAKMLMTAFCFNLHQLRTLKTKGVI
- a CDS encoding DUF2111 domain-containing protein, which encodes MASNKESNERVCMKLCADSTADDMEYIAMAVHSLCGIPTTIRSVNCKGILMEKGMVVDRGYTGPILEEVIKTNRIVRTRPLEGVYKGKCVVVAPIRANTGEVVGAVGIVDIVASLDIYSIFVDYPEVVDEVEGARKKQKVDLLNEVEEARKKMG